Proteins encoded within one genomic window of Trichoderma asperellum chromosome 2, complete sequence:
- a CDS encoding uncharacterized protein (EggNog:ENOG41~TransMembrane:4 (i5-25o84-105i117-142o157-183i)), giving the protein MTRVYVYTAGLVAFVAATAMIVASITEPHWVSYSVTTTSGETLEKHIGLHKSCSSLDDPHCRDFPSKELCQYGERYFCSMWRTVGFMASFTIILCLASLIAFALVMGGGKYRRETGWPFVSALLTLVSVVEFIIISIVAYLYDHDDQFTVPGWNLDVSWYLGTVSAGISLVIAAGLAASAYLLPPEEGYEFLDDPLNA; this is encoded by the exons ATGACTCGGGTCTACGTCTACACAGCTGGCCTGGTGGCCTTTGTCGCCG CTACGGCCATGATTGTCGCCTCCATCACAGAGCCCCATTGGGTTTCGTACTCGGTCACCACGACCTCGGGCGAGACGCTCGAGAAGCACATCGGCCTGCACAAGAGCTGCTCCAGCCTCGATGATCCGCACTGTCGCGATTTCCCGTCCAAAGAGCTCTGCCAATATGGCGAGCGATATTTCTGCTCCATGTGGCGCACCGTCGGCTTCATGGCTTCGTTTACCATCATCCTGTGTCTCGCCAGTTTGATAGCATTTGCGCTCGTCATGGGCGGCGGAAAGTACAGGCGCGAGACGGGCTGGCCTTTTGTCTCTGCCCTTCTGACGCTGGTCTCTGTGGTCgagttcatcatcatctctatAGTG GCGTACTTGTACGACCATGACGATCAGTTTACCGTTCCAGGATGGAATCTTGATGTTTCGTGGTATCTCGGCACCGTTAGTGCCGGCATCTCCTTGGTCATCGCGGCTGGTCTGGCGGCATCTGCCTACTTGCTTCCACCTGAAGAGGGCTACGAATTCCTCGATGACCCGCTGAATGCTTGA
- a CDS encoding uncharacterized protein (EggNog:ENOG41), with translation MAEPTPGLTPEQLSSFNKDGYLIIRNALRPETVASLLAETHSLLENFSLKDHPLTRFSTGEKSDHVGDDYFLSSGDKVRFFFEEDAFDEAGNLTKPKERAVNKIGHYLHALSPPFARLIDSRATSAAGEVSPAAVARDLGFRDARCLQSMVICKQPEIGGAVPPHQDSTFLYTSAPSAVGFWYALEDATLENGCLSFLPGSHRWAPIEKRLVRKAGNAGTEIVDNEGLKFPPGDEYGGEHKEGEGDYIPGEVKAGDLVLIHGNMLHKSERNTSQKGRIIYTFHIIEGEGREYDERNWLQPPKEGFTKLFV, from the coding sequence atggccGAACCAACTCCCGGCCTCACTCCCGAGCAGCTCTCATCCTTCAACAAGGACGGCTATCTCATTATCCGAAATGCTCTCCGCCCAGAAACCGTCGCCTCCCTCTTAGCCGAGACACACAGCCTGCTGGAGAACTTCTCGCTCAAGGACCACCCCCTCACCCGCTTCTCCACGGGCGAAAAGTCAGACCACGTCGGCGACGACTACTTCCTCTCGTCGGGGGACAAGgtccgcttcttcttcgaggaGGATGCCTTTGACGAGGCCGGCAACCTGACCAAGCCAAAGGAGCGCGCCGTCAACAAGATCGGGCACTACCTGCACGCCCTGTCGCCGCCCTTTGCGCGGCTCATCGACTCCCgggccaccagcgccgcgGGCGAGGTCAGCCCCGCCGCCGTGGCGAGGGATCTCGGCTTCAGGGACGCCCGGTGCCTTCAGAGCATGGTCATCTGCAAGCAGCCCGAGATTGGCGGTGCCGTGCCGCCGCACCAGGACTCGACCTTTCTGTACACCAGCGCGCCGTCGGCCGTGGGCTTCTGGTACGCGCTGGAGGATGCCACGCTGGAGAACGGATGCCTGAGTTTCCTGCCGGGGTCGCATCGCTGGGCGCCGATTGAGAAGAGGCTGGTGCGCAAGGCGGGCAACGCGGGGACTGAGATTGTGGACAATGAGGGGCTGAAGTTTCCTCCTGGGGATGAGTATGGTGGCGAGCACAAGGAGGGCGAGGGGGACTATATCCCCGGTGAGGTCAAGGCGGGGGATTTGGTGCTGATTCATGGAAACATGCTGCACAAGAGCGAGAGGAATACGAGCCAGAAGGGGAGAATCATTTACACATTTCACATCATTGAGGGAGAGGGCAGGGAGTATGATGAGAGGaattggctgcagccgccaAAGGAAGGGTTCACCAAGTTATTCGTCTAA
- a CDS encoding uncharacterized protein (EggNog:ENOG41): MISSGDGATARAPAWKRLGLKLKQSSEPEPANETLQVGHPSSSRTQQTPSKRKPEAPPAGEPLSALKKSRNESHPAASNLQLKKRKSVSFGETPTKSGIDSKGPVNKPAPKKAKTPGKKKANAAVPPSDIKPALEYLNQWKSARDSWKFNKNYQTILIKHAFDPVLFPSANVDTFYLYIRDLKGFVRTRLQETAMEIRTKDSTEGAAGFPEGSVNLPEKQLRYDQLLAQLLHSQAGQKRKTFHEVEYRTSSEDVDDVIRRVIKRMRAELVLDQLSEGEESDASHTTTATVSSGVSVAESNTTKATEGDSQVKLKEGPSKRKRKLRTNVDDSSSSESESDSDDSSSSSSDDSDSDSDSDDGKEADKGNESSSSESSSSSSSSSSSEDESDSDDESSDEE, translated from the coding sequence ATGATTTCCTCGGGCGACGGAGCGACGGCTCGTGCGCCAGCCTGGAAGAGGTTGGGCCTGAAGCTCAAGCAGTCTTCCGAACCCGAACCAGCAAATGAAACCCTGCAGGTTGGGCATCCAAGCAGTAGCAGGACCCAGCAGACACCGTCCAAGCGGAAGCCCGAAGCCCCGCCAGCGGGCGAACCTCTGTCGGCACTGAAAAAGTCACGGAATGAATCGCATCCTGCAGCTTCTAACCttcagctgaagaagagaaagtcgGTTTCGTTTGGTGAGACGCCCACAAAAAGTGGAATCGACTCCAAGGGGCCCGTCAACAAACCAGCTcccaagaaggccaagacacctggcaagaagaaagccaATGCTGCTGTTCCCCCTTCGGATATCAAGCCTGCGCTCGAGTATTTGAACCAGTGGAAGTCTGCTCGAGACTCGTGGAAGTTTAACAAGAACTACCAGACCATCCTCATCAAGCACGCATTCGACCCCGTTCTCTTCCCTTCCGCCAACGTTGATACTTTCTACTTATATATCAGAGATCTCAAGGGCTTCGTTCGCACGAGACTACAAGAAACCGCAATGGAAATCCGAACCAAGGACAGCACAGAAGGAGCTGCAGGCTTCCCGGAAGGTTCAGTGAACCTCCCGGAGAAGCAGTTAAGATACGACCAGCTGCTCGCGCAATTGCTTCATTCGCAAGCGgggcagaagaggaagacctTCCATGAGGTTGAATACCGGACTTCATCAgaggatgttgatgatgtAATCAGGCGTGTTATCAAGCGAATGCGCGCAGAACTGGTTCTGGACCAATTGTCTGAGGGCGAGGAATCGGATGCCAGCCATACCACCACGGCAACAGTGTCTTCCGGAGTGAGCGTTGCCGAAAGCAATACAACCAAGGCAACCGAAGGCGATAGCCAGGTGAAATTAAAGGAAGGACCCAGCAAGCGAAAGAGAAAGCTGCGTACCAATGTGGAcgacagcagctcctcgGAATCAGAGAGCGACTCggacgacagcagcagcagctcttcagaCGACTCTGATTCTGATTCAGACTCTGATGATGGCAAGGAGGCTGATAAAGGCAACGAATCTTCCAGCAGCGagtcttcctcctcttcctcttcctcctcttcatcagaaGACGAGTCTGACTCGGATGATGAGAGCTCAGATGAAGAGTAG
- a CDS encoding uncharacterized protein (MEROPS:MER0000557) yields the protein MSASAYDRHITIFADNGRLYQVEYAFKAITAANIMSVGLRGKDCAVVLSQKKVPDKLIDPSSVSHIFQISPSVGCVITGSIADARAFSQRAQGEAAEFRYKYGYEMPADVLAKRLANISQVYTQRAYMRPYGVATTIISLDDERGPQLYKCDPAGYFIGYKGTAAGPKQQEAMNHLEKKLRNKEHAEGSWEEVVELAITTLSTVLSMDFKKGEIEIGIVGGPRTDGKEGTDPSFRKLTEDEIEERLQAIAEKD from the exons ATGTCTG CCAGCGCATACGACCGACATATCACCATCTTCGCCGACAATGGTCGTCTGTACCAAGTCG AATATGCCTTCAAGGCAATCACAGCCGCAAACATCATGTCTGTAGGCCTGCGAGGCAAGGACTGCGCCGTTGTTTTGTCACAGAAGAAAGTTCCC GATAAGCTCATCGACCCCTCATCTGTCTCTCACATCTTCCAAATCTCCCCCTCCGTTGGATGCGTCATCACAGGCTCTATTGCCGACGCCAGAGCGTTCTCCCAGCGTGCCCAGGGAGAGGCTGCAGAATTCCGATACAAATATGGCTACGAGATGCCAGCTGATGTCCTGGCCAAGAGACTGGCCAACATCAGCCAAGTGTATACCCAGCGT GCTTATATGCGACCTTACGGTGTTGCTACCACCATTATCAGCCTGGACGACGAGCGGGGACCCCAACTCTACAAGTGTGACCCGGCTGGATACTTTATCGGCTACAAGGGCACTGCCGCAGGCCCCAAACAGCAGGAGGCTATGAACCATTTGGAAAAGAAGCTGCGGAACAAGGAGCATGCTGAAGGATCATGGGAAGAGGTTGTCGAGCTGGCCATCACAACATTGAGTACGGTTCTCAGCATGGACTTCAAGAAGGgagagattgagattggcATTGTTGGCGGCCCTCGAACAGACGGCAAAGAGGGTACAGACCCGAGTTTCAGAAAGCTCACTGAGGACGAGATTGAGGAGAGATTACAAGCCATTGCTGAGAAGGACTAG
- a CDS encoding uncharacterized protein (EggNog:ENOG41), with product MDGLNECRTARVAEVLADFRALQYYISSGPVEPENEEDYYTEGWAALRQCTIDGQYILDVAADTRVPAAQGGEEEQTRAELQQILLDAYARRHEGQKILLRQAAAQRWIEYRDQILQGQRPHPGNHAQLQAIDNQLRVELASISDEYVYSELLTADQSQGRWTMEDPSLHRIQRWLQSRRR from the exons ATGGACGGAT TGAACGAGTGCCGAACCGCCCGAGTTGCTGAGGTCCTCGCCGACTTTCGAGCACTTCAATACTACATCTCATCCGGGCCTGTCGAGCCGGAGAACGAGGAGGACTACTACACCGAGGGATGGGCTGCCCTACGCCAATGCACAATCGACGGACAGTATATCCTGGACGTTGCTGCTGATACGAGGGTGCCTGCAGCGCAGggtggagaggaggagcagaCCAGGGCCGAACTGCAACA GATTTTGCTTGATGCGTATGCGCGCCGACACGAAGGGCAGAAAATCCTCTTGAGACAAGCAGCGGCACAGCGATGGATCGAATACCGAGATCAAATATTGCAGGGCCAAAGGCCGCATCCGGGGAACCATGCCCAGCTGCAGGCTATTGATAACCAACTTCGAGTG GAACTGGCTTCAATTAGTGACGAATATGTGTACTCGGAGCTGTTGACGGCGGACCAATCACAGGGGCGCTGGACGATGGAAGATCCCAGCCTGCACAGAATCCAGCGCTGGCTCCAGtctcgacgaagatga
- a CDS encoding uncharacterized protein (EggNog:ENOG41~TransMembrane:3 (o15-36i81-100o106-126i)) gives MPSDNAAQDQQRPPAINYILSFILVGLAWGLTTPFIRRAARSHKPPSHAILARPAVQASWLRRTLYGAFFAVVDLLRNPRYAVPLVLNLTGSVWFFLLIGKAELSLTVPIVNAMAFLFTVLGEWFVEGKVISRETGIGMVLSLAGIALCVQSKN, from the exons ATGCCATCAGACAACGCAGCACAAGACCAGCAGCGCCCCCCCGCCATCAACTACATCCTCAGCTTCATCCTCGTCGGCCTCGCCTGGGGCCTCACCACGCCCTTCATCCGCCGCGCCGCCCGCTCGCACAAGCCGCCCTCCCACGCCATCCTCGCCCGCCCGGCCGTCCAGGCGAGCTGGCTCCGGCGCACCCTCTACGGCGCCTTCTTCGCCGTTGTCGATCTGCTGCGCAACCCGCGCTACGCCGTGCCGCTGGTGCTCAACCTCACCGGCAGCGTCTggttctttcttctcattgGCAAGGCCG AGTTGAGCCTTACGGTCCCGATTGTAAATGCCATGGCCTTTCTCTTTACCGTTTTGGGCGAGTGGTTCGTTGAGGGGAAAGTGATCAGTAGAG AAACTGGAATTGGAATGGTTCTGTCATTGGCCGGAATCGCCCTGTGTGTTCAAAGCAAGAACTGA
- a CDS encoding uncharacterized protein (BUSCO:EOG092D2RAL), whose protein sequence is MSVILCTAGYDHTIRFWEALSGICSRTIQHPDSQVNRLCISPDKRFLAAAGHHTVKLYDIKSTNPNPLLTFEGHTGNITGVAFHCEGKWMVTSSEDGTVKIWETRTGSIQRSYNHGHPANDVVIHPNQGEIISCDRSGSVRIWDLAENTCAHELIPEEDVSVSSVTVASDGSLLCAANTAGNVFIWHLRQNYEQTELLPVTHFNAHKEYITRILLSPDVKKLATCSADHTAKIWEIKDVKPRIDGKTDEPRPLPLEATLTGHQRWVWDCAFSADSAYLVTACSDHYARLWELHSQQIIRQYNGHHRGAVCVALNDYSETR, encoded by the exons ATGTCTGTAATTTTGTGTACAG CGGGTTACGACCACACGATCAG GTTTTGGGAAGCTTTATCGGGAATCTGCTCGCGCACGATCCAACACCCAGACTCTCAGGTAAACCGCCTATGTATCTCTCCCGACAAGAGGTTCCTCGCCGCGGCCGGCCACCATACAGTGAAGCTTTACGACATCAAATCTACGAATCCTAATCCGCTTCTTACATTTGAGGGCCATACGGGGAACATTACTGGAGTAGCGTTTCACTGCGAGGGCAAATGGATGGTAACGAGTTCCGAAGACGGCACGGTCAAGATTTGGGAAACGCGGACGGGGTCAATACAGAGAAGCTATAATCATGGCCATCCTGCCAATGACGTTGTCATTCACCCAAATCAAGGCGAGATTATAAGCTGCGATAGGTCGGGCAGCGTGAGGATATGGGACCTAGCGGAGAATACTTGCGCGCACGAGCTCATTCCCGAAGAAGACGTGTCGGTATCGAGCGTGACGGTTGCTAGTGACGGGTCTCTGTTATGTGCCGCGAATACAGCA GGCAATGTATTCATATGGCATCTTCGCCAAAACTACGAACAGACAGAGCTGCTCCCGGTGACCCATTTTAATGCTCACAAAGAGTACATCACCCGAATTCTGCTTTCTCCGGAcgtgaagaagctggcaacATGCAGCGCCGACCACACAGCCAAGATCTGGGAGATTAAAGACGTCAAACCACGGATAGATGGCAAGACGGACGAACCGCGGCCGCTGCCCCTCGAGGCTACACTGACTGGGCATCAGCGGTGGGTTTGGGACTGCGCGTTCAGCGCAGACTCGGCGTATCTAGTGACGGCATGCTCCGACCACTATGCCCGCCTATGGGAGCTACACAGTCAACAGATTATACGCCAATACAACGGCCATCACAGAGGAGCTGTCTGCGTAGCACTTAATGACTACTCGGAGACGCGCTAA
- a CDS encoding uncharacterized protein (EggNog:ENOG41~TransMembrane:1 (i519-540o)) — MAPSVYRDEALVSLTVVNPTPGFEFPTRSLLLRKSNTTVPLGRMSRKNGVFTAREDNGWIDSAVMSRDHAKLIFDPQSQRVFIKDIGSLHGTFYNDTRLKKHQAQAVKNGDLIQFGIPIDRGSETNPPCIMRARVEFGTASSPQGPTVFRVPDDSDDEVSAEEDNAIRSSSQILRDHGIRPDPNFLGSDNTVITIESDHEMDSSEPEHEDHTEYTRSAHDPMMEKFTPPGVVHTSDEDALFYGDDYEEDYMSDDNDDHSTDSPVQTLRHSFLGDDYTTTHVEATVIHEAEIVDRFENDCLPPILSASDAAAAPNDPTIGVHLPSFNDTFRSQEISMGRQNSITDTNNDATSNEVPASIRLPAAPELVESKFWPEDVALNRATESSLLLDSGAEFLNSPLKEHPELENATPPLDLDETSAYQFEVTKNAITQQQQALFNAPQTGAGQTIDQQEKPSHGKRKAVEISELTAEEIPFAERDLAQGTSSLRPRTHEYSAMDIDDHHSRPSEPQTKRLRKAAEIFGYAAIGGVAVMSALIATAPAL; from the exons ATGGCGCCATCAGTCTATCGTGACGAAG CTCTGGTATCCCTAACGGTTGTTAACCCAACCCCTGGCTTTGAGTTTCCAACACGCAGCCTATTGCTCAGAAAGTCAAATACTACAGTCCCCCTTGGACGGATGAGTAGAAAGAATGGAGTGTTCACTGCCCGAGAGGATAATGGCTGGATCGACTCCGCCGTCATGTCCAGAGATCATGCCAAACTTATCTTCGATCCGCAGTCCCAG AGGGTCTTCATCAAGGATATCGGCTCTCTCCACGGCACGTTTTACAACGATACCCGCTTGAAGAAGCATCAAGCTCAAGCAGTAAAGAACGGAGATCTCATTCAGTTTGGTATCCCCATAGATAGGGGATCGGAAACCAATCCGCCTTGCATTATGCGAGCTAGAGTTGAGTTTGGCACAGCCAG CTCCCCTCAGGGCCCGACCGTTTTCCGAGTTCCAGATGATAGTGATGATGAGGTTAGCGCCGAAGAAGACAATGCTATTCGGAGCTCCTCCCAAATACTGCGAGATCATGGTATACGCCCAGACCCCAACTTCTTGGGCTCGGACAATACCGTCATTACTATTGAATCCGATCACGAGATGGATTCATCGGAACCTGAGCATGAAGATCACACCGAATATACCAGGTCCGCCCACGATCCAATGATGGAGAAATTCACTCCCCCAGGAGTGGTGCATACCTCAGACGAAGACGCACTCTTCTATGGAGACGATTACGAAGAGGACTACATGTCAGACGACAACGATG ATCACTCGACTGACTCTCCTGTTCAAACCCTACGCCACAGTTTCTTAGGCGACGACTACACCACAACTCACGTCGAGGCCACTGTAATTCATGAGGCCGAAATTGTGGATAGATTCGAAAACGACTGTCTTCCACCCATCCTCTCAGCATCAGACGCAGCTGCGGCCCCGAACGATCCTACGATAGGCGTACATCTACCTTCATTCAACGATACTTTCCGGTCACAGGAAATTTCTATGGGCCGCCAAAATTCAATCACAGACACCAACAATGATGCGACTTCAAATGAGGTTCCAGCAAGCATTCGCCTTCCGGCAGCTCCTGAGCTAGTTGAGTCTAAATTTTGGCCAGAGGACGTTGCTCTCAACCGAGCAACCGAGTCCAGCCTTCTGTTAGACTCGGGTGCCGAGTTTCTTAATTCTCCTCTCAAAGAGCATCCCGAGCTAGAGAATGCCACCCCTCCTCTGGATCTCGACGAGACTTCAGCTTATCAGTTTGAAGTTACGAAAAACGCAATtacccagcagcaacaagcttTGTTTAATGCTCCACAGACGGGCGCTGGCCAGACCATAGATCAGCAAGAGAAGCCCTCTCATGGCAAGCGCAAAGCTGTGGAGATATCAGAATTGACCGCCGAGGAAATTCCATTTGCTGAGCGAGATTTAGCTCAAGGAACATCTTCACTCAGACCTAGGACTCATGAATACTCTGCGATGGACATTGACGACCATCATTCTAGACCTAGCGAGCCACAGACAAAGCGGCTGCGCAAAGCTGCGGAAATCTTTGGATATGCGGCAATCGGAGGAGTTGCTGTTATGTCTGCGTTGATTGCTACTGCTCCGGCTCTATAA
- a CDS encoding uncharacterized protein (EggNog:ENOG41) yields the protein MMNHARVKALKGNGKTVSKKAIKSGRASGSATPRSSPLPSLLTSPTHSAAHSRVTSDVSDEDGDFELDDMASSVYSGESVDENGDEPHAPVFDTRALIDGLRDRKRNNSEMREYFLNAFIKAVRNHYTAETHLWLDDAASELADLFLHDSNRAATAKERLLSLHAFALTVGTVGSLEVFDGAQRILKQVMMDDDDDDCRIYAIYALCITVLYGGGLEEAALEVMEFLVEIVRTDGESIEAHDNVEIVAAALQGWCFVASHVADFSDYADAAMDAFVDQLDSDDVDILSNAGGCIALVFEASRNHIEETGEPFQLQYDPQRLAGRLSELAKLSAKSVSRKHRRSLRENLLSVVTSLERGVGPFYSTAIYVPEKGEHVPVAQRTDDGQAEYGYRCKLRLGNHVAKIDTWSLYFRTNLMRVIFKAGLQHHVFINPVVTECLEDAHFIQDYSPIPRGSKGRKK from the coding sequence ATGATGAACCACGCTCGAGTCAAGGCCCTCAAGGGCAATGGAAAGACCGTCTCCAAGAAGGCTATTAAATCCGGCCGTGCGTCAGGAAGCGCAACGCCGCGAAGTTCTCCCCTTCCGTCGCTATTAACCTCGCCCACCCATTCCGCGGCGCATAGCCGCGTCACATCCGATGTCAGCGACGAAGACGGCGATTTTGAATTAGACGACATGGCTTCAAGTGTCTACTCGGGCGAGTCTGTCGACGAAAATGGCGACGAGCCACATGCTCCAGTTTTCGACACAAGGGCTCTTATTGATGGCCTCCGAGATCGAAAACGTAATAATAGCGAGATGCGAGAATATTTCCTCAATGCCTTCATCAAGGCAGTTCGCAACCATTATACCGCCGAAACTCATCTTTGGCTAGACGATGCCGCAAGCGAGCTGGCAGACCTTTTCCTTCACGATTCAAATCGAGCTGCCACAGCAAAGGAACGCCTTTTGAGTCTGCATGCCTTTGCTCTCACAGTCGGAACGGTTGGGTCTTTAGAGGTCTTCGATGGAGCGCAGAGGATACTCAAGCAAGTAATgatggacgacgacgacgacgactgcCGCATCTATGCAATCTACGCGCTCTGTATTACAGTATTATATGGCGGTGGTCTAGAAGAGGCTGCACTGGAGGTGATGGAATTTTTGGTTGAGATTGTGCGAACAGATGGAGAGTCAATCGAGGCTCATGACAATGTCGAGATTGTCGCAGCCGCTCTTCAGGGCTGGTGTTTTGTTGCTAGCCATGTGGCTGACTTTTCTGATTATGCCGATGCAGCCATGGATGCGTTTGTGGATCAGCTGGATAGCGATGACGTTGACATCCTGTCTAATGCTGGCGGCTGTATCGCCCTCGTCTTTGAAGCATCACGGAATCACATTGAAGAGACCGGGGAGCCGTTCCAGCTCCAGTATGATCCGCAAAGATTAGCCGGTCGTCTGAGCGAACTAGCTAAACTGAGTGCTAAATCAGTATCGAGGAAGCACCGCCGGAGCTTACGAGAAAACCTGCTCAGCGTGGTAACCTCTCTCGAGAGGGGCGTTGGCCCTTTCTACTCTACTGCTATATACGTTCCCGAAAAGGGTGAACATGTACCCGTCGCGCAGCGTACCGATGATGGACAAGCAGAGTACGGTTACCGATGCAAGTTGAGGCTTGGTAACCATGTTGCCAAGATCGATACTTGGTCTCTCTATTTCAGAACAAACCTCATGAGGGTCATTTTCAAGGCTGGGCTGCAGCATCACGTCTTTATCAATCCGGTTGTTACCGAATGCTTGGAGGACGCACATTTTATACAAGACTACTCACCCATCCCAAGAGGATCAAAGGGTCGAAAGAAGTAG
- a CDS encoding uncharacterized protein (EggNog:ENOG41~TransMembrane:12 (i85-107o127-147i154-173o179-199i211-231o243-263i290-311o323-341i353-373o379-399i411-429o449-468i)): protein MCKGNKKKNIMSRPISISMEDAQFARDIASGVCIIDIPPAQAPIPGGLESPATSVATSEETKVPQEPIVDAGGSDSSIPDGGLRAWLVVVGGFLDFAIAFGLVNSFGTFQARYETRWTWLSTSTITWIGSVQLFILFLGGAVVGPIYDKYGSRALMFSGTAVCLLSFICSSFATHYYQYLLSQGILLGIGNALLFYPATGAISEWFNHKRGLALGIALSGSSVGGIFWPLIINKLFTVLDASWVHRIIALISIPILLIACFLVKERNDTEDCQIKSSQRSIRSAVFEWRFFWLCLSLFFIYGGMLIPFYFIPLFAIQHGVGSTMANSLLAIGYAGSFVGRVGSGWIADRLGRFNVLFVMGVLTAGITFCWVAMTTLSSMIAFTLLFGLFSGGLIPLGSACVAQTTPDMGHIGLRIGFMMAFASFSALSGGPASGAIKDATTSWFSVQSFSASLILFGAMMIFGLRLWLQPLREGSVF from the exons ATGtgtaa gggaaacaaaaaaaagaacataaTGTCTCGTCCtatctcaatctcaatggAAGATGCTCAATTTGCTCGCGATATCGCTTCGGGAGTCTGCATCATCGACATCCCGCCCGCTCAGGCCCCTATCCCTGGAGGTCTCGAGTCACCGGCCACTTCTGTCGCTACTAGCGAAGAGACCAAAGTTCCTCAGGAGCCCATTGTTGACGCCGGCGGCAGTGACAGCAGCATCCCAGATGGTGGTTTGCGAGCTTggcttgtcgtcgtcggcggGTTCTTGGACTTTGCTATTGCTTTTG GACTTGTAAACTCTTTTGGCACTTTTCAGGCTCGCTACGAAACTCGATGGACTTGGCTTTCTACATCCACTATCACTTGGATTGGCAGCGTTCAG CTCTTCATTCTCTTCCTCGGTGGCGCCGTCGTTGGCCCCATCTACGACAAATACGGTTCTCGAGCCCTCATGTTTTCCGGCACCGCAGTATGCCTCCTCTCTTTCATTTGCTCTAGCTTTGCTACTCACTACTATCAATATCTCTTGTCCCAAGGCATCCTTCTCGGCATTGGCAATGCTTTGCT CTTCTATCCTGCAACCGGAGCCATCTCAGAATGGTTCAACCACAAACGAGGCCTCGCCCTTGGCATCGCCCTCTCAGGCTCCTCCGTCGGCGGCATCTTCTGGcccctcatcatcaacaagctCTTCACCGTCCTAGACGCCTCCTGGGTCCACCGAATTATTGCTCTCATCTCTATTCCCATCCTCCTAATCGCCTGCTTCCTAGTCAAGGAGCGAAACGACACCGAGGACTGCCAGATCAAGTCTTCCCAGAGGAGCATTCGCAGCGCCGTCTTCGAGTGGCGCTTCTTCTGGCTCTGCCtatccctcttcttcatctacgGCGGCATGCTCATTCCCTTCTACTTCATTCCTCTGTTTGCCATTCAGCACGGCGTGGGGTCCACCATGGCCAACAGTCTCCTCGCGATTGGATACGCGGGTTCCTTCGTCGGCCGTGTGGGGAGCGGCTGGATCGCGGACCGCCTCGGCCG ATTTAATGTATTATTTGTAATGGGTGTCTTGACCGCCGGTATTACCTTCTGCTGGGTCGCCATGACGACTCTTAGCTCGATGATTGCCTTCACCCTTCTATTCGGACTCTTCTCCGGAGGCCTCATCCCTCTAGGATCTGCCTGCGTGGCGCAAACCACTCCGGATATGGGTCACATCGGCCTGCGTATCGGCTTCATGatggcttttgcttctttcagcGCCTTATCCGGCGGACCTGCAAGCGGTGCTATAAAGGACGCAACCACCAGCTGGTTCTCCGTCCAATCCTTCTCTGCATCACTTATTCTTTTCGGAGCAATGATGATCTTTGGACTGCGTCTTTGGTTGCAGCCTCTTCGTGAAGGGAGCGTGTTCTGA